One segment of Coffea arabica cultivar ET-39 chromosome 7c, Coffea Arabica ET-39 HiFi, whole genome shotgun sequence DNA contains the following:
- the LOC113698020 gene encoding protein S-acyltransferase 10-like isoform X1 — protein sequence MAVPCGGSLRDTWDRFFDRCSRFFPCLSDPARRSALCLKLALVVLHLIYVSILFIFDKDFIEKTKQQPWYTAIYLSLLVATLAQYFLTSNTSPGYVLEAMRVVNETDALVRRKSVASKQPASSNNGSLVVTVDADQLGRNLLGSNATSWTKVVMDMYPPGTSVRTWTCSYCNVVQPPRAKHCHDCDKCVLQFDHHCVWLGTCIGQNNHCRFWWYICEETALCLWTGILYISYLKSNITKAWWVDVIMILLLATLFVSLIFLVLLLLFHSYLIMTNQTTYELVRRRRIPYLRGIPERVYPFSQGVCRNLYNFCLARSTYYKMERLPTAQELEEKARPYTCLDALTCRCC from the exons ATGGCTGTACCATGCGGTGGTTCCCTCCGCGACACATGGGATCGTTTCTTCGACCGGTGCTCTCGGTTTTTTCCCTGTCTTTCCGATCCTG CTCGGAGATCTGCTTTGTGTTTGAAGCTGGCGTTGGTGGTGCTGCACTTGATCTATGTTagcattctttttattttcgACAAAGATTTCATTGAGAAGACCAAGCAACAACCTTG GTATACTGCAATATATTTGTCATTATTGGTGGCTACACTGGCTCAATATTTCCTCACCTCTAATACTTCTCCAGG TTATGTTCTTGAAGCAATGAGGGTCGTTAACGAGACTGATGCTTTAGTAAGGAGAAAATCAGTGGCTTCAAA ACAACCTGCTTCAAGCAACAATGGCAGTTTAGTTGTTACTGTGGATGCGGACCAACTCGGAAGAAACCTTTTAGGGAGTAATGCAACATCTTGGACAAAAGTAGTGATGGATATGTATCCTCCTGGAACCTCAGTTAG AACCTGGACTTGCTCCTACTGCAATGTTGTGCAG CCCCCACGAGCAAAGCATTGCCATGATTGCGACAAATGTGTGCTTCAGTTTGATCATCATTGTGTCTGGCTGGGGACATGCATAGGACAGAATAATCACTGTCGGTTTTG GTGGTACATTTGTGAGGAGACAGCATTGTGCCTTTGGACCGGTATCTTATACATTTCATATCTCAAATCAAATATAACAAAGGCATG GTGGGTCGATGTTATTATGATTTTGCTGCTGGCTACTTTATTTGTTTCGCTTATCTTCCTAGTTCTCCTCCTCCTGTTTCATAG CTATCTCATTATGACAAATCAAACAACCTACGAACTTGTAAGGCGAAGACGCATTCCTTACCTGAG GGGAATTCCGGAAAGAGTTTATCCATTTAGTCAAGGAGTATGCAGAAATTTGTACAACTTCTGTTTAGCCCGAAGCACGTATTACAAGATGGAGCGTTTGCCAACAGCACAGGAACTGGAGGAGAAGGCAAGGCCTTATACATGCTTGGATGCATTAACTTGTCGATGTTGTTGA
- the LOC113698020 gene encoding protein S-acyltransferase 10-like isoform X2, which yields MAVPCGGSLRDTWDRFFDRCSRFFPCLSDPARRSALCLKLALVVLHLIYVSILFIFDKDFIEKTKQQPWYTAIYLSLLVATLAQYFLTSNTSPGQPASSNNGSLVVTVDADQLGRNLLGSNATSWTKVVMDMYPPGTSVRTWTCSYCNVVQPPRAKHCHDCDKCVLQFDHHCVWLGTCIGQNNHCRFWWYICEETALCLWTGILYISYLKSNITKAWWVDVIMILLLATLFVSLIFLVLLLLFHSYLIMTNQTTYELVRRRRIPYLRGIPERVYPFSQGVCRNLYNFCLARSTYYKMERLPTAQELEEKARPYTCLDALTCRCC from the exons ATGGCTGTACCATGCGGTGGTTCCCTCCGCGACACATGGGATCGTTTCTTCGACCGGTGCTCTCGGTTTTTTCCCTGTCTTTCCGATCCTG CTCGGAGATCTGCTTTGTGTTTGAAGCTGGCGTTGGTGGTGCTGCACTTGATCTATGTTagcattctttttattttcgACAAAGATTTCATTGAGAAGACCAAGCAACAACCTTG GTATACTGCAATATATTTGTCATTATTGGTGGCTACACTGGCTCAATATTTCCTCACCTCTAATACTTCTCCAGG ACAACCTGCTTCAAGCAACAATGGCAGTTTAGTTGTTACTGTGGATGCGGACCAACTCGGAAGAAACCTTTTAGGGAGTAATGCAACATCTTGGACAAAAGTAGTGATGGATATGTATCCTCCTGGAACCTCAGTTAG AACCTGGACTTGCTCCTACTGCAATGTTGTGCAG CCCCCACGAGCAAAGCATTGCCATGATTGCGACAAATGTGTGCTTCAGTTTGATCATCATTGTGTCTGGCTGGGGACATGCATAGGACAGAATAATCACTGTCGGTTTTG GTGGTACATTTGTGAGGAGACAGCATTGTGCCTTTGGACCGGTATCTTATACATTTCATATCTCAAATCAAATATAACAAAGGCATG GTGGGTCGATGTTATTATGATTTTGCTGCTGGCTACTTTATTTGTTTCGCTTATCTTCCTAGTTCTCCTCCTCCTGTTTCATAG CTATCTCATTATGACAAATCAAACAACCTACGAACTTGTAAGGCGAAGACGCATTCCTTACCTGAG GGGAATTCCGGAAAGAGTTTATCCATTTAGTCAAGGAGTATGCAGAAATTTGTACAACTTCTGTTTAGCCCGAAGCACGTATTACAAGATGGAGCGTTTGCCAACAGCACAGGAACTGGAGGAGAAGGCAAGGCCTTATACATGCTTGGATGCATTAACTTGTCGATGTTGTTGA
- the LOC113698268 gene encoding cation/H(+) antiporter 2-like isoform X3, protein MIPKVNEFFFPSVAGDYYEIMAMQARIVIMFLIGLEMDFPYLIRNLRPVSIIAGSSCLMCTFFAIAMTSFIYDVTDSHDHAVIMGTIITVVLANTSSPIVVRLAADLKISTSDVGRMAISSSLLGDFYAVILLVIVTASRKHYSGMRWVLLGILYFIIVIAVIILNVHLAKWLNRRNRNQKYLRNTEILCLLAIVFVTATGLETMGFSSIVACFLIGLMFPRGGKATRTLLIKLTYAVHNFILPVYFGYSGFRADLTSIDSLAKFFVVFVVILLSFGGKITGTLAACSHLKIPLNEGVLIAFLMNLKGHVDILTIGIAAQDRKANPLFCNLMISAIVLNSLIWGLIITFMVRRESDILGYRHIAFESQSPDSELRLLTCVHGPRSVGTMVGLIAASKSSESIPVAAHLMHLIELPEKTNTNLMYHQKEIDEISDDDEYGGNDVVEINEAVDIFTAETGIMIHQVKVVSPLVSMYSDVCEWAEDTRASIIILPFHKYQRIDGKLESGKEGLRTTNQKILRHAPCSVAILVDRGLTAGASHVSGSESLQHVATLFFGGPDDREALGFSKRLGMHHHINLTIIRFLPTPARRELVGVNFDTKEKDILMAIPDSENDADAGVLTDFYNRYVTSGRIGYVEKYVENGAETASALRDMADMYAMFIVGKGGRAQSPLTIGLSDWEECPELGTVGDFLASPEFDLSGSVLVVQQCRPSKSEKNDP, encoded by the exons ATGATCCCTAAAGTCAATGAATTCTTCTTTCCTTCCGTTGCTGGTGACTACTATGAAATAATGGCTATGCAAGCTAGAATAGTTATCATGTTCTTGATCGGGCTGGAGATGGATTTTCCTTATCTAATTCGTAACCTGCGTCCTGTGAGCATTATCGCTGGTAGCAGTTGCCTAATGTGTACATTCTTTGCAATCGCTATGACCTCCTTTATATATGATGTAACTGATTCCCATGACCATGCAGTAATTATGGGCACAATTATCACAGTAGTCTTAGCTAATACTTCCTCTCCTATTGTGGTCCGATTAGCAGCTGATTTGAAGATTTCAACATCAGATGTTGGGCGAATGGCCATATCCTCTTCCTTGCTTGGTGACTTTTATGCAGTGATATTGTTGGTTATAGTTACAGCGAGTAGGAAGCATTATTCAGGCATGAGGTGGGTATTACTAGGGATCCTATATTTCATCATTGTTATAGCAGTTATCATTCTCAATGTACATCTAGCAAAATGGCTTAACAGGAGGAATAGGAATCAGAAGTACCTTAGAAACACCGAAATACTTTGTCTGTTGGCAATTGTCTTTGTTACTGCCACGGGGCTTGAAACTATGGGATTCAGTAGCATAGTTGCTTGTTTCCTCATTGGACTAATGTTTCCTAGAGGAGGCAAAGCGACTCGTACATTGTTGATCAAGCTCACCTATGCGGTTCATAACTTTATACTTCCAGTTTACTTTGGCTACTCAGGTTTCAGGGCTGATTTGACTTCCATTGACTCTTTAGCCAAATTCTTTGTTGTTTTTGTGGTAATACTGTTGAGCTTTGGTGGCAAGATTACTGGCACACTTGCTGCTTGTTCCCACCTGAAGATTCCTTTGAATGAGGGAGTCCTCATAGCTTTTCTGATGAACTTGAAAGGTCATGTTGACATCTTGACAATAGGTATTGCAGCTCAAGATAGA aaGGCAAATCCTCTATTCTGCAACTTGATGATATCAGCCATTGTCCTCAACTCATTGATCTGGGGACTAATTATAACATTTATGGTAAGAAGAGAAAGTGATATCCTAGGATACAGGCACATAGCTTTTGAATCACAAAGTCCGGACTCTGAGCTACGACTACTGACCTGTGTTCATGGACCTCGGTCAGTAGGTACCATGGTAGGGCTAATTGCTGCATCAAAAAGTTCCGAAAGCATTCCTGTGGCTGCCCACCTGATGCACCTAATTGAGCTACCTGAGAAAACTAATACCAACTTGATGTATCACCAGAAAGAAATTGATGAGATTAGTGATGATGATGAGTACGGGGGTAATGACGTGGTAGAAATTAATGAGGCAGTAGATATATTTACTGCTGAGACAGGAATTATGATACATCAAGTTAAAGTGGTATCACCTTTAGTCAGCATGTATTCAGATGTGTGCGAATGGGCTGAAGATACAAGAGCATCTATCATTATCCTACCCTTCCACAAGTACCAGAGAAtagatggaaaattggagagtGGAAAGGAAGGCTTAAGGACCACGAATCAGAAAATTCTTCGCCATGCCCCGTGCTCAGTTGCCATTCTTGTGGATCGAGGACTGACAGCTGGGGCCTCTCATGTGTCAGGCTCTGAATCTTTGCAGCATGTTGCAACTTTGTTTTTTGGTGGTCCTGATGATCGTGAGGCACTGGGATTTAGTAAACGTCTTGGCATGCATCATCATATAAACCTCACTATTATTAGATTTCTTCCAACACCTGCTAGAAGGGAACTTGTAGGTGTCAATTTTGATACCAAGGAGAAAGACATTTTGATGGCAATACCAGATAGCGAGAATGATGCAGATGCAGGAGTTTTGACTGACTTCTACAATAG GTATGTAACTTCTGGACGAATAGGATATGTAGAGAAGTATGTCGAAAATGGTGCAGAAACCGCATCAGCTTTAAGGGACATGGCAGACATGTATGCAATGTTTATAGTAGGGAAGGGTGGGCGAGCGCAATCACCTCTAACAATTGGATTGAGTGACTGGGAAGAGTGTCCTGAGCTTGGTACAGTTGGTGATTTCTTGGCCTCTCCAGAGTTTGATCTCAGTGGTTCAGTTTTAGTTGTTCAACAATGCAGGCCCTCAAAGAGTGAGAAGAACGATCCTTAA
- the LOC113698268 gene encoding cation/H(+) antiporter 2-like isoform X2 gives MSDPRPGACQVIFAVNPIISMSMQVSCILVISHFFHLLLKPLGQPGPVAQILAGFVIGPSGLSMIPKVNEFFFPSVAGDYYEIMAMQARIVIMFLIGLEMDFPYLIRNLRPVSIIAADLKISTSDVGRMAISSSLLGDFYAVILLVIVTASRKHYSGMRWVLLGILYFIIVIAVIILNVHLAKWLNRRNRNQKYLRNTEILCLLAIVFVTATGLETMGFSSIVACFLIGLMFPRGGKATRTLLIKLTYAVHNFILPVYFGYSGFRADLTSIDSLAKFFVVFVVILLSFGGKITGTLAACSHLKIPLNEGVLIAFLMNLKGHVDILTIGIAAQDRKANPLFCNLMISAIVLNSLIWGLIITFMVRRESDILGYRHIAFESQSPDSELRLLTCVHGPRSVGTMVGLIAASKSSESIPVAAHLMHLIELPEKTNTNLMYHQKEIDEISDDDEYGGNDVVEINEAVDIFTAETGIMIHQVKVVSPLVSMYSDVCEWAEDTRASIIILPFHKYQRIDGKLESGKEGLRTTNQKILRHAPCSVAILVDRGLTAGASHVSGSESLQHVATLFFGGPDDREALGFSKRLGMHHHINLTIIRFLPTPARRELVGVNFDTKEKDILMAIPDSENDADAGVLTDFYNRYVTSGRIGYVEKYVENGAETASALRDMADMYAMFIVGKGGRAQSPLTIGLSDWEECPELGTVGDFLASPEFDLSGSVLVVQQCRPSKSEKNDP, from the exons ATGAGTGATCCACGGCCGGGGGCCTGTCAGGTCATATTTGCTGTCAATCCCATTATTTCTATGAGTATGCAGGTTTCATGCATTCTTGTTATCTCTCACttctttcaccttttgctcaagCCTTTAGGCCAACCAGGACCGGTTGCCCAAATTCTC GCTGGGTTTGTGATAGGTCCCTCAGGGTTGTCGATGATCCCTAAAGTCAATGAATTCTTCTTTCCTTCCGTTGCTGGTGACTACTATGAAATAATGGCTATGCAAGCTAGAATAGTTATCATGTTCTTGATCGGGCTGGAGATGGATTTTCCTTATCTAATTCGTAACCTGCGTCCTGTGAGCATTATCGCTG CTGATTTGAAGATTTCAACATCAGATGTTGGGCGAATGGCCATATCCTCTTCCTTGCTTGGTGACTTTTATGCAGTGATATTGTTGGTTATAGTTACAGCGAGTAGGAAGCATTATTCAGGCATGAGGTGGGTATTACTAGGGATCCTATATTTCATCATTGTTATAGCAGTTATCATTCTCAATGTACATCTAGCAAAATGGCTTAACAGGAGGAATAGGAATCAGAAGTACCTTAGAAACACCGAAATACTTTGTCTGTTGGCAATTGTCTTTGTTACTGCCACGGGGCTTGAAACTATGGGATTCAGTAGCATAGTTGCTTGTTTCCTCATTGGACTAATGTTTCCTAGAGGAGGCAAAGCGACTCGTACATTGTTGATCAAGCTCACCTATGCGGTTCATAACTTTATACTTCCAGTTTACTTTGGCTACTCAGGTTTCAGGGCTGATTTGACTTCCATTGACTCTTTAGCCAAATTCTTTGTTGTTTTTGTGGTAATACTGTTGAGCTTTGGTGGCAAGATTACTGGCACACTTGCTGCTTGTTCCCACCTGAAGATTCCTTTGAATGAGGGAGTCCTCATAGCTTTTCTGATGAACTTGAAAGGTCATGTTGACATCTTGACAATAGGTATTGCAGCTCAAGATAGA aaGGCAAATCCTCTATTCTGCAACTTGATGATATCAGCCATTGTCCTCAACTCATTGATCTGGGGACTAATTATAACATTTATGGTAAGAAGAGAAAGTGATATCCTAGGATACAGGCACATAGCTTTTGAATCACAAAGTCCGGACTCTGAGCTACGACTACTGACCTGTGTTCATGGACCTCGGTCAGTAGGTACCATGGTAGGGCTAATTGCTGCATCAAAAAGTTCCGAAAGCATTCCTGTGGCTGCCCACCTGATGCACCTAATTGAGCTACCTGAGAAAACTAATACCAACTTGATGTATCACCAGAAAGAAATTGATGAGATTAGTGATGATGATGAGTACGGGGGTAATGACGTGGTAGAAATTAATGAGGCAGTAGATATATTTACTGCTGAGACAGGAATTATGATACATCAAGTTAAAGTGGTATCACCTTTAGTCAGCATGTATTCAGATGTGTGCGAATGGGCTGAAGATACAAGAGCATCTATCATTATCCTACCCTTCCACAAGTACCAGAGAAtagatggaaaattggagagtGGAAAGGAAGGCTTAAGGACCACGAATCAGAAAATTCTTCGCCATGCCCCGTGCTCAGTTGCCATTCTTGTGGATCGAGGACTGACAGCTGGGGCCTCTCATGTGTCAGGCTCTGAATCTTTGCAGCATGTTGCAACTTTGTTTTTTGGTGGTCCTGATGATCGTGAGGCACTGGGATTTAGTAAACGTCTTGGCATGCATCATCATATAAACCTCACTATTATTAGATTTCTTCCAACACCTGCTAGAAGGGAACTTGTAGGTGTCAATTTTGATACCAAGGAGAAAGACATTTTGATGGCAATACCAGATAGCGAGAATGATGCAGATGCAGGAGTTTTGACTGACTTCTACAATAG GTATGTAACTTCTGGACGAATAGGATATGTAGAGAAGTATGTCGAAAATGGTGCAGAAACCGCATCAGCTTTAAGGGACATGGCAGACATGTATGCAATGTTTATAGTAGGGAAGGGTGGGCGAGCGCAATCACCTCTAACAATTGGATTGAGTGACTGGGAAGAGTGTCCTGAGCTTGGTACAGTTGGTGATTTCTTGGCCTCTCCAGAGTTTGATCTCAGTGGTTCAGTTTTAGTTGTTCAACAATGCAGGCCCTCAAAGAGTGAGAAGAACGATCCTTAA
- the LOC113698268 gene encoding cation/H(+) antiporter 2-like isoform X1: MSDPRPGACQVIFAVNPIISMSMQVSCILVISHFFHLLLKPLGQPGPVAQILAGFVIGPSGLSMIPKVNEFFFPSVAGDYYEIMAMQARIVIMFLIGLEMDFPYLIRNLRPVSIIAGSSCLMCTFFAIAMTSFIYDVTDSHDHAVIMGTIITVVLANTSSPIVVRLAADLKISTSDVGRMAISSSLLGDFYAVILLVIVTASRKHYSGMRWVLLGILYFIIVIAVIILNVHLAKWLNRRNRNQKYLRNTEILCLLAIVFVTATGLETMGFSSIVACFLIGLMFPRGGKATRTLLIKLTYAVHNFILPVYFGYSGFRADLTSIDSLAKFFVVFVVILLSFGGKITGTLAACSHLKIPLNEGVLIAFLMNLKGHVDILTIGIAAQDRKANPLFCNLMISAIVLNSLIWGLIITFMVRRESDILGYRHIAFESQSPDSELRLLTCVHGPRSVGTMVGLIAASKSSESIPVAAHLMHLIELPEKTNTNLMYHQKEIDEISDDDEYGGNDVVEINEAVDIFTAETGIMIHQVKVVSPLVSMYSDVCEWAEDTRASIIILPFHKYQRIDGKLESGKEGLRTTNQKILRHAPCSVAILVDRGLTAGASHVSGSESLQHVATLFFGGPDDREALGFSKRLGMHHHINLTIIRFLPTPARRELVGVNFDTKEKDILMAIPDSENDADAGVLTDFYNRYVTSGRIGYVEKYVENGAETASALRDMADMYAMFIVGKGGRAQSPLTIGLSDWEECPELGTVGDFLASPEFDLSGSVLVVQQCRPSKSEKNDP; this comes from the exons ATGAGTGATCCACGGCCGGGGGCCTGTCAGGTCATATTTGCTGTCAATCCCATTATTTCTATGAGTATGCAGGTTTCATGCATTCTTGTTATCTCTCACttctttcaccttttgctcaagCCTTTAGGCCAACCAGGACCGGTTGCCCAAATTCTC GCTGGGTTTGTGATAGGTCCCTCAGGGTTGTCGATGATCCCTAAAGTCAATGAATTCTTCTTTCCTTCCGTTGCTGGTGACTACTATGAAATAATGGCTATGCAAGCTAGAATAGTTATCATGTTCTTGATCGGGCTGGAGATGGATTTTCCTTATCTAATTCGTAACCTGCGTCCTGTGAGCATTATCGCTGGTAGCAGTTGCCTAATGTGTACATTCTTTGCAATCGCTATGACCTCCTTTATATATGATGTAACTGATTCCCATGACCATGCAGTAATTATGGGCACAATTATCACAGTAGTCTTAGCTAATACTTCCTCTCCTATTGTGGTCCGATTAGCAGCTGATTTGAAGATTTCAACATCAGATGTTGGGCGAATGGCCATATCCTCTTCCTTGCTTGGTGACTTTTATGCAGTGATATTGTTGGTTATAGTTACAGCGAGTAGGAAGCATTATTCAGGCATGAGGTGGGTATTACTAGGGATCCTATATTTCATCATTGTTATAGCAGTTATCATTCTCAATGTACATCTAGCAAAATGGCTTAACAGGAGGAATAGGAATCAGAAGTACCTTAGAAACACCGAAATACTTTGTCTGTTGGCAATTGTCTTTGTTACTGCCACGGGGCTTGAAACTATGGGATTCAGTAGCATAGTTGCTTGTTTCCTCATTGGACTAATGTTTCCTAGAGGAGGCAAAGCGACTCGTACATTGTTGATCAAGCTCACCTATGCGGTTCATAACTTTATACTTCCAGTTTACTTTGGCTACTCAGGTTTCAGGGCTGATTTGACTTCCATTGACTCTTTAGCCAAATTCTTTGTTGTTTTTGTGGTAATACTGTTGAGCTTTGGTGGCAAGATTACTGGCACACTTGCTGCTTGTTCCCACCTGAAGATTCCTTTGAATGAGGGAGTCCTCATAGCTTTTCTGATGAACTTGAAAGGTCATGTTGACATCTTGACAATAGGTATTGCAGCTCAAGATAGA aaGGCAAATCCTCTATTCTGCAACTTGATGATATCAGCCATTGTCCTCAACTCATTGATCTGGGGACTAATTATAACATTTATGGTAAGAAGAGAAAGTGATATCCTAGGATACAGGCACATAGCTTTTGAATCACAAAGTCCGGACTCTGAGCTACGACTACTGACCTGTGTTCATGGACCTCGGTCAGTAGGTACCATGGTAGGGCTAATTGCTGCATCAAAAAGTTCCGAAAGCATTCCTGTGGCTGCCCACCTGATGCACCTAATTGAGCTACCTGAGAAAACTAATACCAACTTGATGTATCACCAGAAAGAAATTGATGAGATTAGTGATGATGATGAGTACGGGGGTAATGACGTGGTAGAAATTAATGAGGCAGTAGATATATTTACTGCTGAGACAGGAATTATGATACATCAAGTTAAAGTGGTATCACCTTTAGTCAGCATGTATTCAGATGTGTGCGAATGGGCTGAAGATACAAGAGCATCTATCATTATCCTACCCTTCCACAAGTACCAGAGAAtagatggaaaattggagagtGGAAAGGAAGGCTTAAGGACCACGAATCAGAAAATTCTTCGCCATGCCCCGTGCTCAGTTGCCATTCTTGTGGATCGAGGACTGACAGCTGGGGCCTCTCATGTGTCAGGCTCTGAATCTTTGCAGCATGTTGCAACTTTGTTTTTTGGTGGTCCTGATGATCGTGAGGCACTGGGATTTAGTAAACGTCTTGGCATGCATCATCATATAAACCTCACTATTATTAGATTTCTTCCAACACCTGCTAGAAGGGAACTTGTAGGTGTCAATTTTGATACCAAGGAGAAAGACATTTTGATGGCAATACCAGATAGCGAGAATGATGCAGATGCAGGAGTTTTGACTGACTTCTACAATAG GTATGTAACTTCTGGACGAATAGGATATGTAGAGAAGTATGTCGAAAATGGTGCAGAAACCGCATCAGCTTTAAGGGACATGGCAGACATGTATGCAATGTTTATAGTAGGGAAGGGTGGGCGAGCGCAATCACCTCTAACAATTGGATTGAGTGACTGGGAAGAGTGTCCTGAGCTTGGTACAGTTGGTGATTTCTTGGCCTCTCCAGAGTTTGATCTCAGTGGTTCAGTTTTAGTTGTTCAACAATGCAGGCCCTCAAAGAGTGAGAAGAACGATCCTTAA